Below is a window of Candidatus Hydrogenedentota bacterium DNA.
GGTATAATGCGCGCTCGCCACTTGGCCTTATCTTCGTAGTCGCCTGATGAACTGACCAATGCAAGGGGGAAATCCCATGTCCAGTACGAGTGAGCTTCAAGTTGTCAACCCGTTTACCGAGTCGGTGATCCTTCGTCTGCCCATGTTGGCCGCAAGCGAGGTCGATACCACCGTCAAGAAGGCGCGTGCCGCGTTTGAAGGCTGGCGCACTTCGACGATGGACGAGCGTGTGGCGCTGTGCCGCAAGTTCATCGAGGCCTTCAAATCCATGGGCGATCAGATTGCGGCGGATGTCTCGGCACAGATGGGCAAGCCCGTGTCGCAGGCCAAGGGCGAAGTCAACCGGATGGCCGAGCGCGCTGAGTATATGATAGGCATCGCGCCCGAGACGCTGGCCGATGAGCCCGTTCCCGAACAAAAGGGTTTCACCCGGTATATCCGGCACGAGCCTCTTGGCGTCGTGTTCGACATCGCTGCATGGAACTACCCCCTGCTCATCGCCGTGAACGTCGTCGTGCCGTCGCTCCTCGCGGGCAACGCCGTCATCCTCAAGCATTCGAGCAAAACGCCGCTCTGTGGCAAGGCGTTTGCCGACGCCTTTGCGAAGGCCGGTGCACCCGACAATCTGGTTCAACACGTCATCGCCGACCACGCGGTCACGGACGCCTTTATCAAGCATCCGATGATCGATTACGTTTCATTTACCGGCTCGACGAAGGGTGGACACGAAGTCGTACACGGCGCGGTGGACCGTTTCATCAATATCGGTCTGGAACTGGGCGGCAAAGACCCTGCCTACGTCTGCGCGGATGCCGACTTCAACAATGCCGTCGAAAATTGCGTGGACGGCGCGTTCTACAACGCGGGGCAGTCGTGCTGCGCCATCGAGCGTGTCTACATCGACAAGTCGATCTATAAGGACTTCGTGGAAGCCTACGTGGAGCTAACGCGCAAGTACGTCCTCGGTGACCCTGCCGACGCAGCCACGTCGATCGGACCCCTTGCCTCGAAGTCAGCCCCAGCTTTTCTGGAGAAGCAAGTCGCCGATGCCGTGAAAGCGGGCGGCAAGCTCGTGGTCGATCCCAAGGAATTCGCCCGCCCGGCGAAAGGGTGGTTCAGCGCGCCCGCCGTCGTTGCCGACGCGCCGCAGAGCTGTTCCTTGATCCAGGAAGAAAGCTTCGGGCCTGTCATCGGGCTCATCCCCGTATCCAGCGATGAAGAAGCAATCCGCTACATGAACGACAGCGAATACGGCCTGACTGCGTCCATCTGGACCAAGGATTTCGAACGCGCTGTCCGCGTTGGCGAACAGGTCGAGACCGGCACCTTCTTCATGAACCGTTGCGACTTCTGCGACCCCGGTCTCCCGTGGACCGGCGTCAAAGACACGGGGCGCGGTTGCAGCCTCTCGAAGTACGGCCTGTTGCAGCTCAGCCGCCTGAAGAGCATGCACCTAAGAACCGGGGCATAAAGCCTACGAACTGAGACATTCACTGAATATCATTCGCGTGCAAATGGTATAATTCGTGCGCGTTACGCCAACTCAACATTGTGATCCCGTCGTGAGGTCTGACTCCATGCAAACGTTGAATCTTGTCTATTGGAGAGAAGGAGACTTCTGGCTTGGTAAGCTCCTCGAACATCCAGAGATTATGACTCAAGGCGAGTCAATCGAAGAGTTGGAGGAGAACATCCGAGACGCATACCGCCTAATGGTCCTGGAGGACGTGCCCGCCGGTTACGAGGTGAGAGAGATAGCGCTGTGAAAAGGCGCGATCTCGTGGCCAGACTTGAAGCCGAAGGTTGTACATTGATTCGTCACGGAGGATGACACGACCTCTACCTCAATCCGGCAAATGGCCTCAAGCAACCAGTGCCAAGGCACAACGAAATCGAAGACAAACTCGCTCGCCACATCCTGAAGTTTCTGGGCATCAAATGAACTCGAAGACGGGTAGTCTCCCGCCATGTTTTGTTTGAGTGGCCACGAGCCTGATTCCGTTACGAACTTGATTTCGACGACCGATAACTCGGTTGCATCATGTGAACACAATCAACACGATCCCCCACTGCAAATCCGGCAATCTCCTCCTTGCCGTTGTCAGCCAGGAATTCGCCATCTCAATCTCAACCTAAGTCCACAGGTACTTGTTTCGCTTCTATTGCGCACAGATGCTCGGCCGTCATTGAGATCCTCTCTTCCTTGCCAAGCGCCATCCACAATCGTATAGTAAGACGGTAGCTGCGGAAAAGCGCGGGGCTTTCATAGACTTCTGGTGTCCTACAGAGTCCTCCGCCGCGCGAGTGCGTTATCCCATTTGTTCTGAGCCAAGCGTGCATGCGATCCACGTCGCTGCATATCCAACAAATCCGGGAGCTGAGCAATGGCCAAGAAAAAGAAGCCGACCCAGTCCGCCTCGAAGAGAAACCGACCTGTGGCCCCCAAGAAACGCACCCTGACCACAACACGAGCCGAATCGCATCGCCATTCCGAGTATTCCATGGACGCCGCCAAAATCGAGCATGCCATCAGGACCGGGTCCCACGAGAGTCTGCTCATGGATTACTTTGGTTCGGAGTCGTATGCCGAACTGTGCTCACTTATGCGCGAGGCGGAGAGCCGCCCGCTGCGAGGCGGTCCCAAGGTGCTCATCCTGCCCGGAATCATGGGTTCCACCATCGGGCTGAAACGATTGGGGTTGTTCAACGATGTCTACTGGATTGACCCCGTCAGTATTGCGATTGGGCGATTGCGTCAATTACGACTTCCCGAACAGGGAAAGGCCTTTCAGGCTCTTGGAGTTATCCAGCTCGTCTATCTAAAGCTGAAACTCCGGCTGAAGATCGCGGGCTACGATGCCGAGTACCATCCATTCGACTGGCGAAAGGACATCACGCTCCTGGGAAAAGAACTCAGGCAACGTATCGCCGATGAAGGCGGTGAAGGCGTTAGCTTGGTGGCTCACAGCATGGGCGGGCTGGTCGCTCGATCGGCCATCGGCCAAGGCTCCAGGGTGAAGCAGTTGATCATGCTCGGCACGCCCAACTTTGGATCGTTTGCGCCGGTGTTGGCGCTGCGGGCCGTCAATGAAATGGTCAAGAAAGTCGCCGCGCTCGATGTTCGCGACACGGCGAAAGAGCTGGCCTCCGAGATCTTCAATACCTTCCCTGGGCTCATTCAGATGCTTCCATTTCCTCCTGGCGGGACTGACCCCGACTTCTACGATATCAACGTCTGGCCGGACGACGGTCTGCGCCCGGTTCCCCAAGTCCTCGCAAGCGCCCCTTCCGCGCATACAAAGCTGGCTGGCGCGTCGCCGAACATGGTCATGGTTGCGGGGATCAACTCGACGACCGTGACAGAAGTAAAGCGCAAGAACGGCGGCTTCACGTTCACGTACACCAAAGCAGGCGACAGCACGGTGCCCTTGGCATTCGCGCTATTGCCCGGAGTCCGAACCTACTACACGGATGCCGAGCACATGAGCATGCCGTTGCACGGGGGCGTTATCGCCGGAGTGCTGGATATCCTGGAGAAAGGAGAAACGAACGGGTTCCCGCTGGACCCGGCCACCCTCGACTTGACCAAAGACCCCTACACCAAATCGGAATCGGAGATGCGCAGCCTGCCGTATCATCGCAGTCGCGAAGGCATTCTGAGCAAACAGGAAATGCGGTATCTATTGGAGGGTTTTGTGGGTCCTCTCCGATCTCCCGGCGATACGGCAACTGCGACAGACGCGACGGAGCCTGAGGCTGGTAATTACAGCCACACCTTGGAGGGGGTTGTCGTAGGCCGCAGACCCGGGCATCGATTGGAAGTCCGTTTTTGTCACGGCAACATTGCAGACGCGGACGCGCGCGCCATTGCATTGGGCTTGTTCCGAAACGTGGCCCCTACGGGTCCCGCCGCAGCCATCGACGAACGGATGAACGGCGCAATCACCGAACTCACGCAACGGCGTATGTTCTCCGGCAACGCCGGTGAAGTCTTTATCACACCCACCGGGCGCCATCGACTCGTACCTGATTTTGTGACATTCGTAGGCCTGGGTGATTTCGGTAGTGTCAATCCGAAGGTCCTGGAACTCGCATCGGAGAACTTAGTGCGGGCCTTTGTTCGCGCGCGCGTGGAAGAATTCGCGACAGTCCTGCTCGGCGCCGGTTCGGGTGAGGACCCAACCATCGCGCTTAAGAGTCTGCTTACCGGACTCGTGCGCGGTTTGCTGGACGCGGACACGGACCGTTCCTTCCGCCGCTTGGTCATCTGCGAGATGGACCCCGCCAAGTACCGCCGCATCAAGGCGGAGATGATTCGCTTGTCGAGCACCTCGCTGTCGAAGGACATCGAGATAACGTTTGATGAATGCGCGCCGCTACCGCCTATGGTGATAACGCAAGCGGAACGCAAAACGCCCAGCGCTCCGCCGTGCGCGTACCTGC
It encodes the following:
- a CDS encoding aldehyde dehydrogenase family protein — its product is MSSTSELQVVNPFTESVILRLPMLAASEVDTTVKKARAAFEGWRTSTMDERVALCRKFIEAFKSMGDQIAADVSAQMGKPVSQAKGEVNRMAERAEYMIGIAPETLADEPVPEQKGFTRYIRHEPLGVVFDIAAWNYPLLIAVNVVVPSLLAGNAVILKHSSKTPLCGKAFADAFAKAGAPDNLVQHVIADHAVTDAFIKHPMIDYVSFTGSTKGGHEVVHGAVDRFINIGLELGGKDPAYVCADADFNNAVENCVDGAFYNAGQSCCAIERVYIDKSIYKDFVEAYVELTRKYVLGDPADAATSIGPLASKSAPAFLEKQVADAVKAGGKLVVDPKEFARPAKGWFSAPAVVADAPQSCSLIQEESFGPVIGLIPVSSDEEAIRYMNDSEYGLTASIWTKDFERAVRVGEQVETGTFFMNRCDFCDPGLPWTGVKDTGRGCSLSKYGLLQLSRLKSMHLRTGA
- a CDS encoding type II toxin-antitoxin system HicB family antitoxin — translated: MQTLNLVYWREGDFWLGKLLEHPEIMTQGESIEELEENIRDAYRLMVLEDVPAGYEVREIAL
- a CDS encoding CHAT domain-containing protein, which gives rise to MAKKKKPTQSASKRNRPVAPKKRTLTTTRAESHRHSEYSMDAAKIEHAIRTGSHESLLMDYFGSESYAELCSLMREAESRPLRGGPKVLILPGIMGSTIGLKRLGLFNDVYWIDPVSIAIGRLRQLRLPEQGKAFQALGVIQLVYLKLKLRLKIAGYDAEYHPFDWRKDITLLGKELRQRIADEGGEGVSLVAHSMGGLVARSAIGQGSRVKQLIMLGTPNFGSFAPVLALRAVNEMVKKVAALDVRDTAKELASEIFNTFPGLIQMLPFPPGGTDPDFYDINVWPDDGLRPVPQVLASAPSAHTKLAGASPNMVMVAGINSTTVTEVKRKNGGFTFTYTKAGDSTVPLAFALLPGVRTYYTDAEHMSMPLHGGVIAGVLDILEKGETNGFPLDPATLDLTKDPYTKSESEMRSLPYHRSREGILSKQEMRYLLEGFVGPLRSPGDTATATDATEPEAGNYSHTLEGVVVGRRPGHRLEVRFCHGNIADADARAIALGLFRNVAPTGPAAAIDERMNGAITELTQRRMFSGNAGEVFITPTGRHRLVPDFVTFVGLGDFGSVNPKVLELASENLVRAFVRARVEEFATVLLGAGSGEDPTIALKSLLTGLVRGLLDADTDRSFRRLVICEMDPAKYRRIKAEMIRLSSTSLSKDIEITFDECAPLPPMVITQAERKTPSAPPCAYLLVHKEGVSEDEKEFTVRASVLTASGKSTVITGVQPCSASDLDRMLARLKNVSGSDYSIVGSTLAELVLSSDLRDVLATQKGHPLVVVHDAYMSRVPWETMALKSSPPWHPATEQGLIRKYTADNLSVAKWLESRIDDGVLNLLLVVNPTLDLQGAEKEGKRIRELFGGVRSCKIDMLHGKDATREALLKEFGSGKYDAIHYAGHAFFNSQHPSRSGIVCAEGTPLTGADLAELSNLPSLVFFNACESGRVRKAVGYTTQDVKAANSPAGRAAQRLEVAVGLAEAFMRGGVANLMGTYWPVSDAGAEAFAGYFYKSLLDGETIGRALLGGRQLLRQKGMKDWANYLLYGSPEFVLKRQ